Proteins found in one Triticum urartu cultivar G1812 chromosome 4, Tu2.1, whole genome shotgun sequence genomic segment:
- the LOC125551656 gene encoding uncharacterized ATP-dependent helicase C29A10.10c: MADEPRDPALHDPTELVNLKTFECEGNQPEDALDLQNRSKGIRGVEANYALKLANNPPKRSKLDEHKVAMLGKKRARQTVIINHEDAKQAGIMTISTPRRQSRAAGEVAAGTQNQLAIRDQRQSEMMGPERSNSATPSDRNADSSVDVELASPNWSKKMNAEMPPSDGYQQSVPRQATLRQSMDSKQFKGRPLSSQRADVTGQNMADQKRANKRSFVSKKEASANNTQYHDTSVERLLQEVTSDKFWHNPEESELQSVPGSFESAEEYIRVFEPLLFEECRAQLHNSYEESLEAVSRDAHVMVRIRTVDRRERGWYDVLVLPAHEYKWTFKEGEVAVLSFPRPDSAAQSSNSNRKTVGSNEDAESECGRLVGRVRRHMPNDTRDPIGAIIRFYAGNPSDSSCGINVLGKLQPQSTWYLTGLGSLATTQREYIALHAFRRLNVQMQNAILQPSPEHFPKYQEQPPAMPDCFTPNFSCHLHHTFNGPQLSAIHWAAMHTAAGTGNGVVKKQEPWPFTLVQGPPGTGKTHTVWGMLNVIHLVQYQHYYAALLKKLAPESYEQVGGSASSTSEAVAAGSMDEVLQSMNQNLFRTLPKLCPKPRMLVCAPSNAATDELLARVLDRGFIDGEMRVYRPDVARVGVDSQSRAAQAVSVERRTQQLLMKGREEVIGWLHQLKVREQQLSQEITLLQRELNMVAEAGRSQGSFGVDPDMLAQRDRNRDILLQKLAASVESRDKVLVEMSRLLISESRFRVGRNFNLEDARASLEASFASEAEIVFTTVSSSGRKLFSALNHGFDMVVIDEAAQASEVGVLPPLSLGAARCVLVGDPQQLPATVISKAAGTLLYSRSLFERFQQAGCPTILLSVQYRMHPQIREFPSRYFYQGRLTDSESIANLPDEAFYKDALMTPYIFYDISHGRESHRGGSSSYQNVHEAQFALCLYEHLQKFLRANGGKKASVGIITPYKLQLKCLQREFAEVMNTEEGKDIYINTVDAFQGQERDVIIMSCVRASNHGVGFVADIRRMNVALTRARRALWVIGNANALMQSEDWAALVADAKARKCFMDLSSIPSDFLAMNKFSNARGLNSSSSTRYMRTSGPRPTHFDMLPAPRMGMTAGEDGHPNSVARNGSYRNLSNDVGHPGDRSRDNLQFGRIRGPNPSNDPRRQA; the protein is encoded by the exons ATGGCTGATGAGCCTAGAGATCCAGCGCTTCATGACCCCACAGAGCTAGTAAACCTGAAAACTTTTGAATGTGAAGGAAATCAACCTGAGGATGCTTTAGACCTGCAAAACAGGTCAAAGGGTATTAGAGGAGTAGAAGCCAATTATGCTTTGAAGCTTGCGAACAATCCTCCAAAGAGATCTAAGTTAGATGAACACAAAGTAGCAATGCTTGGTAAAAAGCGAGCCAGACAAACTGTGATAATTAATCACGAGGATGCAAAGCAAGCTGGTATAATGACAATATCAACACCCAGGAGACAATCTCGTGCAGCTGGTGAAGTAGCTGCAGGAACACAGAACCAGCTGGCCATCAGGGACCAGAGGCAATCTGAAATGATGGGTCCAGAACGAAGTAATTCTGCCACCCCAAGTGATAGAAATGCAGATTCCAGTGTTGATGTTGAATTGGCATCTCCGAACTGGTCAAAGAAAATGAATGCTGAAATGCCCCCCTCAGATGGGTACCAACAATCTGTACCAAGGCAGGCCACTTTGAGGCAAAGTATGGATTCCAAGCAGTTCAAGGGCCGACCACTCTCTTCTCAGAGAGCAGATGTAACAGGGCAGAACATGGCAGATCAGAAACGAGCCAACAAGAGGTCTTTTGTTTCCAAGAAAGAAGCTTCAGCAAATAATACACAATATCATGACACATCTGTTGAACGACTTCTACAGGAAGTGACAAGTGATAAGTTCTGGCATAATCCAG AGGAGTCGGAACTTCAATCTGTTCCTGGAAGCTTTGAATCTGCTGAGGAGTACATTAGAGTTTTTGAGCCTTTGCTTTTTGAGGAATGCAGAGCTCAGCTACACAATTCTTATGAGGAATCCCTTGAGGCTGTCTCAAGGGATGCACATGTAATGGTGCGCATTAGAACCGTGGATAGGCGTGAAAGAG GGTGGTATGATGTTCTTGTTCTACCAGCACATGAATATAAATGGACTTTTAAAGAAGGAGAAGTTGCAGTTTTGTCATTCCCTCGGCCTGATTCAG CTGCACAGTCAAGTAATTCTAATAGGAAGACTGTTGGTTCAAATGAAGATGCCGAGTCAGAGTGTGGACGGCTTGTTGGTAGAGTCCGGCGCCATATGCCTAATGATACACGTGATCCCATTGGAGCAATTATCCGTTTTTATGCTGGGAACCCTTCTGATTCTAGCTG TGGGATTAATGTTCTGGGGAAACTCCAACCTCAAAGCACCTGGTATCTAACTGGTCTCGGTTCTCTCGCAACAACACAAAGGGAGTATATTGCGTTGCACGCATTCCGCCGTCTTAATGTGCAG ATGCAAAATGCAATTCTTCAGCCGAGTCCAGAGCACTTCCCCAAGTACCAAGAGCAGCCACCTGCTATGCCTGACTGCTTCACTCCAAATTTTTCTTGTCATCTCCATCATACATTCAATGGGCCTCAGCTATCAGCAATCCATTGGGCTGCAATGCATACAGCTGCTGGCACAGGCAATGGAGTAGTGAAGAAACAAGAACCATGGCCTTTCACATTGGTACAAGGTCCTCCAGGGACAGGGAAAACTCATACTGTTTGGGGAATGCTAAATGTTATTCATCTTGTTCAGTATCAACATTACTATGCTGCTCTGCTAAAAAAACTTGCTCCTGAAAGTTATGAGCAAGTTGGTGGTAGTGCTAGCAGCACCTCAGAAGCTGTTGCTGCAGGCTCAATGGATGAAGTTTTGCAGAGCATGAATCAGAACCTGTTTCGCACTCTTCCCAAGCTTTGCCCCAAACCGCGGATGCTTGTTTGTGCCCCATCAAATGCTGCAACAGATGAGCTGCTTGCTCGTGTTCTAGATCGTGGTTTCATAGATGGTGAGATGAGGGTCTACCGCCCTGACGTTGCCCGTGTTGGAGTTGATTCACAGTCCCGTGCTGCACAAGCTGTTTCAGTTGAGCGACGGACGCAACAGCTTTTAATGAAGGGACGTGAGGAAGTAATTGGGTGGCTGCATCAACTAAAAGTCCGTGAACAACAATTATCACAAGAGATAACACTTCTGCAGAGGGAACTTAATATGGTTGCAGAGGCTGGTAGATCTCAGGGTTCGTTTGGAGTAGATCCAGACATGCTTGCTCAAAGGGATCGTAACCGTGATATACTGCTTCAGAAACTTGCTGCTTCTGTGGAAAGCAGGGATAAAGTACTGGTTGAGATGTCACGCCTGCTGATATCAGAAAGCAGGTTCCGTGTTGGCAGAAACTTCAATCTGGAAGATGCTAGGGCTAGTCTGGAAGCTAGTTTTGCCAGTGAAGCGGAAATTGTTTTTACTACAGTATCAAGCAGTGGTCGCAAGTTATTTTCCGCCCTTAATCATGGCTTTGATATGGTTGTTATTGATGAGGCTGCTCAGGCCAGTGAAGTAGGAGTCCTCCCTCCACTTTCACTTGGTGCAGCTAGATGTGTCTTGGTTGGTGATCCACAGCAGCTCCCTGCCACTGTTATTAGCAAAGCAGCAGGAACTTTACTCTACAGCAGGAGTCTTTTTGAGAGGTTTCAGCAAGCTGGTTGCCCTACCATTTTGCTGTCAGTGCAATATCGGATGCATCCCCAGATCCGTGAATTTCCATCAAGATACTTTTACCAAGGCCGCCTTACAGATAGTGAAAGTATCGCCAACTTGCCCGATGAGGCATTCTATAAAGATGCATTAATGACACCTTACATTTTCTATGACATCTCGCATGGGCGTGAGTCCCATAGAGGCGGGTCATCTTCATACCAGAATGTCCATGAAGCACAGTTTGCATTGTGTTTGTATGAGCATCTTCAGAAGTTCCTGAGAGCTAATGGTGGCAAGAAAGCATCTGTTGGTATAATCACTCCTTATAAGTTGCAGTTGAAGTGTCTTCAGCGGGAATTTGCGGAGGTTATGAATACCGAGGAAGGGAAAGATATCTACATAAACACAGTTGATGCTTTTCAAGGCCAGGAGCGTGATGTGATTATTATGTCATGTGTCCGTGCCTCAAACCACGGTGTCGGTTTTGTTGCAGATATACGTCGTATGAATGTTGCTCTTACTCGAGCTAGGAGAGCTCTATGG GTTATTGGTAATGCCAATGCCCTCATGCAGTCAGAGGATTGGGCGGCACTGGTAGCAGATGCAAAGGCGAGGAAATGTTTCATGGACTTGAGTAGCATCCCGAGTGACTTCCTagctatgaacaagttttcaaaCGCCCGGGGCCTGAATTCTTCAAGCAGCACAAGGTACATGAGGACTAGTGGACCGAGACCGACGCATTTTGACATGCTTCCGGCACCAAGGATGGGTATGACGGCCGGTGAGGATGGCCATCCCAATTCTGTTGCGAGAAATGGTAGTTACCGGAATCTGTCCAATGATGTGGGGCATCCTGGTGATAGGTCTAGAGATAATTTGCAGTTTGGGAGGATCAGGGGGCCGAATCCGTCCAATGATCCGAGGAGACAAGCCTAA